One Halobaculum roseum DNA segment encodes these proteins:
- a CDS encoding FtsX-like permease family protein, translated as MRPHPLPSMSYRRLLIGRWSRRDRLAILVVAVGVAFLCGTALLVVVAGDQTTAIAAGYDSDGAVTTHASVEAAAAAAPANATVIPFALANTPNGSDRYVLARPDTSTAAPDLHDGSGTTLGTLDAPATRTLRGPGGSTTVRVAPRGGGTPVPDGWYVANASTVDQLGTSGAFVVRPVNSGEIPLSGVPLRTALAFFVLGTREALTALGVVVAGGAVLIGVVVHSVTRMTVRDRRATIRVVRATGARPATVLALFGVRATLLSAAGAALGYAAGVIGVNAAVSVAVFAGLPTSLSPTLTPAAARVIVPILAAVVALGGVSGVLAAVPAVRGSPLKDGRDARPHTIGTSRLAWLRSVARPTVLDVRTAVPTAATLAAFVAFVVLVGSMAGIVAPLSGGEGATITEPGAVHPIASTVPTTYAAALRDRGIAASPELLLFEVDDGRTYTVRGAEYGAFASVTDASLVDGRRPATADEAVIGADLARTMDVGIGDRLTLGGPTRPGLARVEVVGVFTAPGPLDDQLIVPLPAARGLAGKPPGTAQFVRAERLPEDGVDARSTRITAIRAPDSAAPNSTVEATVVVENRREERTTATVPITVENRTVEREVTIDPGGEATVPVAVETGSPGTIDISAGDITRTIRVGDATSGGLTIGPLPERGPPNATLSVRVRDADGGPVANATVTAGDETATTNDDGVARITTGDPGDLTIRARAGNRTGRATMRVAADAPRRPTTTLAVRPESPDLLTRATVTATLSNPWGDPIEDVPVAVAGPDGRTERTVTLASGETREIGVRLPRQPPGTYEATLRVDGETVAVESFRVTGDERVAAALATGGRAGTSGIGRAVETAFGNLRLVFGTVLALAAGLTVGGTTATFSRAVHGRRETIGIHRATGASPARVFRIVLGDALRIGVLAALVAIPVGVAGLRLAGALGYLTVFGVRIQATGSPALLAAAALAGLSVTLAGAGLATASLLARPPARLVRDEPATGPPAEGRNE; from the coding sequence GTGCGACCACACCCACTCCCGTCGATGTCCTACCGTCGCCTCCTCATCGGTCGCTGGTCCCGTCGCGACCGGCTGGCGATCCTCGTCGTCGCGGTCGGGGTCGCGTTCCTGTGCGGGACGGCCCTACTCGTCGTCGTGGCCGGCGACCAGACGACCGCGATCGCCGCCGGCTACGACAGCGACGGCGCCGTCACGACCCACGCCAGCGTCGAGGCGGCCGCCGCGGCGGCGCCGGCGAACGCGACGGTGATCCCCTTCGCCCTCGCCAACACCCCAAACGGCTCCGACCGTTACGTCCTCGCGAGACCCGACACTTCCACGGCGGCCCCGGACCTCCACGACGGCAGCGGAACGACGCTCGGCACGCTCGACGCCCCGGCGACCCGAACCCTCCGGGGTCCCGGCGGCTCGACCACCGTCCGAGTCGCCCCCCGCGGGGGCGGAACGCCCGTCCCCGATGGCTGGTACGTGGCGAACGCCTCGACGGTCGACCAGCTGGGCACGAGCGGCGCGTTCGTGGTCCGGCCCGTCAACTCGGGGGAGATCCCGCTATCGGGCGTCCCCCTGCGAACCGCGCTGGCCTTCTTCGTGCTCGGGACGCGCGAGGCGCTGACCGCCCTCGGCGTCGTCGTCGCCGGCGGCGCGGTCCTGATCGGCGTGGTCGTTCACAGCGTCACGCGGATGACCGTCCGCGACCGCCGGGCGACGATCCGCGTGGTCCGCGCCACCGGGGCCCGGCCGGCGACGGTCCTCGCGCTCTTCGGCGTGCGCGCGACGCTGCTGTCGGCCGCGGGCGCCGCCCTCGGCTACGCCGCCGGCGTCATCGGCGTCAACGCCGCCGTCAGCGTCGCGGTGTTCGCCGGCCTGCCGACCTCGCTGTCGCCGACGCTGACGCCCGCGGCCGCACGGGTCATCGTACCGATCCTCGCGGCCGTCGTCGCCCTCGGCGGGGTCAGCGGCGTGCTCGCGGCCGTCCCGGCGGTGCGCGGCTCGCCCCTGAAAGATGGCCGTGACGCCCGACCCCACACGATCGGCACCTCCCGCCTAGCATGGCTCCGATCGGTCGCCAGGCCCACGGTGCTCGACGTGCGGACGGCCGTGCCCACCGCCGCGACGCTCGCGGCGTTCGTCGCCTTCGTCGTCCTGGTGGGGTCGATGGCGGGCATCGTCGCCCCGCTCTCCGGGGGCGAGGGGGCGACGATCACCGAGCCCGGAGCCGTCCACCCGATCGCGAGCACCGTCCCGACGACGTACGCGGCCGCGCTGCGCGACCGCGGGATCGCCGCCAGCCCCGAGCTGCTGCTGTTCGAGGTGGACGACGGCCGGACGTACACGGTCCGCGGGGCCGAGTACGGTGCGTTCGCCTCGGTCACCGACGCGTCGCTCGTCGACGGCCGTCGCCCGGCAACCGCCGACGAGGCGGTGATCGGCGCCGACCTCGCGCGGACGATGGACGTGGGGATCGGCGACCGCCTGACGCTCGGCGGGCCGACCCGCCCCGGGCTCGCCCGCGTCGAGGTCGTCGGCGTGTTCACCGCCCCCGGTCCGCTCGACGACCAACTGATCGTGCCGTTGCCGGCCGCACGCGGCCTCGCCGGGAAGCCGCCGGGGACGGCACAGTTCGTCCGCGCCGAACGGCTCCCGGAGGACGGCGTCGACGCGCGGTCGACCCGTATCACGGCGATCCGGGCCCCCGACAGCGCGGCGCCCAACAGCACCGTCGAGGCGACCGTCGTCGTCGAGAACCGCCGCGAGGAGCGAACGACCGCGACCGTCCCGATCACGGTGGAGAACCGGACGGTCGAGCGCGAGGTCACGATCGATCCCGGCGGCGAGGCGACCGTTCCCGTCGCCGTCGAGACCGGCTCCCCCGGAACGATCGACATCTCCGCAGGCGATATCACGCGGACGATCCGCGTCGGCGACGCGACGAGCGGGGGACTCACCATCGGACCGCTCCCCGAGCGCGGCCCGCCGAACGCGACGCTCTCGGTCCGGGTTCGCGACGCCGACGGCGGCCCGGTGGCGAACGCGACGGTGACCGCCGGCGACGAGACGGCGACGACGAACGACGACGGGGTCGCCCGCATCACAACCGGCGACCCGGGCGACCTCACGATCCGCGCCCGCGCCGGCAACCGCACGGGCCGGGCTACGATGCGCGTCGCCGCGGACGCACCGCGCCGGCCGACCACGACGCTCGCGGTCCGCCCCGAGTCTCCCGACCTGCTCACCCGCGCGACGGTGACCGCGACGCTGTCGAACCCGTGGGGCGACCCGATAGAGGACGTGCCCGTCGCGGTCGCCGGCCCCGACGGCCGAACGGAGCGAACGGTCACGCTCGCCTCCGGAGAGACCCGCGAGATCGGCGTGCGTCTCCCCAGACAGCCGCCCGGGACCTACGAGGCGACACTCCGGGTCGACGGCGAGACGGTCGCCGTCGAGTCGTTCCGCGTCACCGGCGACGAGCGGGTCGCGGCGGCGCTGGCGACCGGCGGCCGCGCCGGCACGTCGGGGATCGGCCGGGCCGTCGAGACAGCGTTCGGCAACCTCCGGCTCGTGTTCGGGACCGTCCTCGCGCTGGCGGCGGGGCTCACCGTCGGCGGCACGACGGCGACGTTCTCGCGGGCGGTCCACGGCCGTCGGGAGACGATCGGGATCCACCGCGCGACGGGCGCCTCCCCGGCGAGAGTGTTCCGGATCGTCCTCGGCGACGCCCTCCGGATCGGCGTCCTCGCGGCGCTGGTCGCGATCCCGGTGGGAGTCGCCGGCCTCCGGCTCGCGGGCGCTCTGGGCTACCTGACGGTGTTCGGCGTCCGGATCCAGGCGACCGGGTCGCCGGCGCTGCTCGCGGCGGCAGCCCTGGCCGGCCTGTCGGTGACGCTGGCGGGCGCCGGGCTGGCGACCGCCTCGCTGCTGGCGCGTCCCCCCGCGCGACTCGTCCGCGACGAGCCGGCGACCGGACCGCCGGCGGAGGGCCGCAATGAGTGA
- a CDS encoding ribbon-helix-helix domain-containing protein → MSKASTNGEGGDDIVTVNFKATESFLEEIDATWQGRGFNSRSEFIRYTLRDAVEFPTFDRDELIALLAAEEDISEDQTMSAAEARERFGTADE, encoded by the coding sequence ATGTCCAAAGCAAGCACGAACGGTGAGGGTGGTGACGATATCGTCACGGTGAATTTCAAAGCCACCGAGTCGTTCCTCGAAGAGATCGACGCCACGTGGCAGGGTCGAGGGTTCAACAGCCGCAGCGAGTTCATTCGCTATACGCTCCGGGATGCAGTCGAATTCCCGACGTTCGACCGTGACGAGCTCATCGCCCTACTCGCCGCTGAGGAGGATATCAGTGAAGACCAAACCATGAGTGCGGCGGAAGCCCGCGAACGGTTCGGAACCGCCGATGAGTGA
- a CDS encoding DNA-binding protein: MPDEPVALAEAVARAEDAFSGQLGRLDYEEGLDPETHESDVIQLRKACRLLEACHLLRETDGYHTSVIEMSFAAIERTLEFYALTASNDTIDDFREGHDRAYDRGADLQLVKMETARRLKQLYRDNRAAAYYRDTVAGAQQADAMFDLAVTIHDYVKNFARLSHECQCRQ; the protein is encoded by the coding sequence ATGCCTGACGAGCCAGTCGCCCTGGCCGAGGCCGTCGCCCGTGCCGAAGACGCCTTCAGCGGCCAACTGGGACGGCTGGACTACGAAGAGGGACTCGACCCGGAAACTCACGAGAGTGACGTGATCCAGTTACGGAAAGCTTGTCGCCTGCTCGAAGCGTGCCACCTGCTCCGCGAAACCGATGGCTACCACACCAGTGTGATCGAGATGTCCTTTGCGGCGATCGAGCGCACCCTCGAATTCTATGCACTCACGGCGTCGAACGATACCATCGATGACTTCCGAGAGGGCCACGACCGCGCGTACGACCGTGGCGCCGACCTCCAACTCGTCAAGATGGAAACCGCCCGACGATTGAAGCAACTGTACCGGGACAACCGCGCTGCGGCGTACTACCGCGATACGGTCGCTGGCGCCCAGCAGGCCGATGCGATGTTTGACCTCGCAGTGACTATTCACGATTACGTCAAGAACTTCGCACGGCTCTCACACGAATGCCAGTGCCGGCAGTGA
- a CDS encoding nucleotidyltransferase domain-containing protein, whose amino-acid sequence MTRQETETSDQEQARVEVPIPAPDPDLFRHTATDDLLRLLIDNPYEQFTIRQLGRLTENAAQSVKRAVDVLETNGIVTVSTEGNRRLVGINRTRVRKSDDPVLRIPQPEFHRPIRAALDRIRDELGELQGALVFGSVARGRADRQSDIDLWVLTDDRTDQHRANELAKDLGGQRFDGDRYEFQILVETPESARGHGDRLEELFADAITLVDSDELRDLKRKVMSDA is encoded by the coding sequence ATGACGAGACAAGAAACCGAGACCTCCGACCAAGAACAAGCCAGGGTCGAGGTACCGATCCCGGCTCCGGATCCCGATCTGTTCCGTCACACGGCTACTGACGATCTTCTACGACTCCTGATTGACAATCCCTACGAGCAGTTCACGATTCGGCAGCTGGGGCGGCTCACCGAGAACGCGGCCCAGTCGGTGAAGCGGGCCGTCGATGTCCTCGAAACCAACGGCATCGTCACCGTCTCGACGGAAGGAAACCGTCGTCTCGTCGGCATCAATCGAACCCGGGTACGGAAGTCCGACGATCCTGTCCTGCGCATCCCCCAGCCGGAGTTCCATCGACCCATCCGAGCGGCACTCGACCGAATCCGTGACGAGCTAGGCGAACTTCAGGGCGCCCTCGTGTTTGGCAGCGTCGCCCGAGGTCGGGCTGACCGCCAGAGTGACATCGACCTCTGGGTGCTCACCGACGACCGAACCGACCAGCACCGAGCCAACGAACTCGCGAAAGACCTCGGGGGGCAACGGTTCGACGGCGACCGGTACGAGTTCCAGATTCTCGTCGAGACACCTGAATCGGCACGCGGCCACGGCGATCGCCTCGAAGAGTTGTTCGCCGACGCGATCACTCTCGTCGACAGTGACGAACTTCGTGATCTCAAGCGAAAGGTGATGAGCGATGCCTGA
- a CDS encoding antitoxin VapB family protein: MATADEQIRVSDSVKRELDRRRREGESYNDVLQRLLEDDRDLLAGFGRWSDDHADRVRAARKQSR, translated from the coding sequence ATGGCGACTGCCGACGAACAGATCCGCGTCAGCGATTCGGTGAAGCGAGAACTCGACCGCCGCCGCCGGGAGGGGGAAAGCTACAACGATGTCCTGCAGCGGTTGCTCGAGGACGACCGCGACCTCCTCGCCGGATTCGGTCGGTGGTCGGACGACCACGCCGATCGGGTCCGAGCGGCTCGCAAGCAGTCTCGGTGA
- a CDS encoding SufS family cysteine desulfurase, whose product MTFDAAEIRADFPVLDRRVNGHPLTYLDNAATTHTPRQVYDVFEEFYAGYNANIHRGIHELSHEASIAYEEAHDRVAEFLGAECREEIVFTKNTTESINLVAYGLSRDLDAGDEIVTTEMDHHASLVTWQQIAKRTGATVRHIPVTADGHLDMDAARELVTDDTAVLCAPHVSNVLGTINPIAGLVDLAHDHDAYAVVDGAQSAPTRPVDVGAMDADFFAFSGHKLAGPTGIGGLYGKRAILEELDPFLFGGEMIRNVTLTDSTWNELPWKFEAGTPPIAEGIALGAAVDYLSELGMENVRAHENDLAQYLLRELADPEFVRTYGPAVGEERTGLVSFNVEGVHGHDLSSLLNDNGIAIRAGDHCTQPLHDRLEIPGSARASFYVYNTRADIDRLLDVVDSARENLDGYLASDRYHDLISEHYHEPRNQGGLVDPTFVKSSEETTCGDDGEFHVTISEGRIEEIAFESRSCAVSRAVASLLSEKLEGMAVEEVAELDGYVVSALEGQYPDLRRECVEGPEDVIREAAREYVVSG is encoded by the coding sequence ATGACCTTCGACGCCGCGGAGATCCGCGCGGACTTCCCCGTGCTCGACCGGCGCGTGAACGGCCACCCGCTCACGTACCTCGACAACGCCGCCACCACGCACACGCCGCGCCAGGTGTACGACGTCTTCGAGGAGTTCTACGCGGGCTACAACGCGAACATCCACCGGGGGATCCACGAACTCAGCCACGAGGCCTCGATCGCCTACGAGGAGGCCCACGACCGCGTCGCCGAGTTCCTCGGCGCCGAGTGCCGCGAGGAGATCGTCTTCACGAAGAACACCACCGAGAGCATCAACCTCGTCGCGTACGGGCTCAGCCGGGACCTCGACGCCGGCGACGAGATCGTGACGACGGAGATGGACCATCACGCCTCGCTGGTCACCTGGCAGCAGATCGCCAAGCGCACGGGCGCGACCGTCCGCCACATCCCCGTCACGGCCGACGGCCACCTCGACATGGACGCCGCCCGCGAGCTCGTCACCGACGACACCGCCGTCCTGTGTGCGCCCCACGTCTCGAACGTGCTGGGCACGATCAACCCCATCGCCGGCCTCGTGGACCTCGCGCACGACCACGACGCGTACGCGGTCGTCGACGGCGCCCAGTCGGCGCCGACGCGGCCCGTCGACGTGGGGGCGATGGACGCGGACTTCTTCGCGTTCTCGGGCCACAAGCTCGCCGGCCCCACCGGCATCGGCGGGCTGTACGGGAAGCGGGCGATCCTCGAGGAGCTCGACCCGTTCCTCTTCGGCGGGGAGATGATCCGCAACGTCACGCTCACCGATTCGACGTGGAACGAGCTCCCCTGGAAGTTCGAGGCCGGCACCCCGCCCATCGCGGAGGGCATCGCGCTCGGCGCCGCCGTCGACTACCTCTCGGAGTTGGGGATGGAGAACGTCCGCGCCCACGAGAACGACCTCGCGCAGTACCTCCTGCGGGAACTCGCCGACCCGGAGTTCGTCCGGACGTACGGGCCCGCTGTCGGGGAGGAGCGGACCGGCCTCGTCTCGTTCAACGTCGAGGGGGTCCACGGCCACGACCTCTCCAGCCTGCTGAACGACAACGGCATCGCCATCCGCGCCGGCGACCACTGCACCCAGCCGCTCCACGATCGGTTGGAGATCCCCGGCTCCGCTCGGGCATCGTTCTACGTGTACAACACCCGGGCGGACATCGACCGGCTTCTGGACGTGGTGGATTCCGCACGCGAGAATCTGGACGGGTACCTCGCCTCCGACCGCTACCACGACCTCATCAGCGAGCATTACCACGAGCCGCGGAACCAGGGTGGGCTCGTGGATCCGACGTTCGTGAAGTCCTCCGAGGAAACCACCTGTGGCGACGACGGCGAGTTCCACGTGACGATCTCCGAGGGTCGCATCGAGGAGATCGCCTTCGAGAGCCGGAGCTGTGCAGTGAGTCGCGCCGTCGCCAGTCTGCTTTCGGAGAAGCTTGAAGGGATGGCGGTCGAAGAGGTCGCCGAGCTCGATGGGTACGTGGTCAGTGCGTTGGAGGGGCAGTACCCTGACCTTCGTCGGGAGTGTGTCGAGGGGCCCGAGGACGTGATTCGGGAAGCCGCTCGTGAGTACGTGGTTTCCGGGTAG
- a CDS encoding metal-dependent hydrolase: protein MLPLGHLAFAYLWYAGYAAVGTHRLPARAALVPLAIGSQFPDLVDKPLAYVEVLRYGRSLAHSLFTFLIVSLAVWWLARRLHGRWSDGSLPERIRVVTPVAFAVGYLSHLLGDTYRSLLAGDLWSARFLMYPLFPMPVSSGDDIAPWIRLFRIYRDMGTHPQLELIAIAIVVFVGLRVRRYWTRTQVDRA from the coding sequence GTGTTACCGCTGGGACACCTCGCGTTCGCGTACCTCTGGTATGCGGGCTATGCGGCCGTCGGGACCCATCGCCTGCCCGCACGGGCCGCGCTCGTCCCGCTGGCGATCGGCAGCCAGTTTCCCGACCTCGTCGACAAGCCCCTCGCGTACGTCGAGGTCCTCAGGTACGGCCGCTCGTTGGCCCACTCGCTGTTCACCTTCCTCATCGTCTCACTCGCGGTGTGGTGGCTCGCCCGGCGGCTCCACGGTCGCTGGAGCGACGGATCCCTCCCCGAGCGTATTCGAGTCGTCACGCCCGTCGCGTTCGCGGTCGGCTACCTGAGTCACCTCCTCGGCGACACGTACCGGTCCCTGCTCGCGGGCGACCTGTGGTCCGCGCGGTTCCTCATGTACCCGTTGTTTCCGATGCCGGTGTCGTCCGGCGACGACATCGCCCCGTGGATACGACTGTTCCGGATCTATCGAGACATGGGCACCCATCCTCAGTTGGAGCTGATCGCTATCGCGATCGTCGTGTTCGTGGGGCTGCGGGTGCGGCGCTACTGGACGCGAACCCAGGTGGACCGCGCCTGA